The nucleotide window GCCGCGGTCAGCGCCCGCGCGTCTCGGCCCGTTCCAGCTCGATAGCCCGGCGCACGGCCCCTCGGCCGCGGCGGCGGTCGCCTGCGGCGTCGTAGCCGAGCCCGAGCCTCAGCCAGGCCCGCCACGACTCCGGTTCGGCCTCGGCGGCCTCGCGGAATCGCGGGAAGGCGGCCTCGGCGGCTTCGCGATCGGCGCGGCCGCTGGCGCGGGCCGGCAGGCCGAGGTCGTCGAGTCCGCCTTCCTCTTCGAGGCGGCGCAGCAGTCGCTGCGAGTGGATGCCGAAGGCGATCTCGCGCCAGAGCGCCCAGGCGGCGATCACCGGCAGCACGATGAGCACGACGCCGATGGCCACGCCGACGGGTTCGCCGGTGCCGAGGAACTGCACGGCCCGCCATCCGACGAGCGCGATGTAGAGGGCGAGGAGGGCCGCCATGAGGAGCGCGGCGAGTTTGGTGGTCATGCGCCGGTGCCGAGGCCCAGGTCGAGGATCGCGTCGAGGCCGACGCTGACGCCCTCGGCGGTGGGGGCGGTGCGCAGGGCGTGGAGGATGCCGGCCGCGTAGGAGTCTTCGGAGAGGGTGGTGTGGGTCAGGGTCAGGGTTTCGCCGGCGCCGCCGAGCACGACGTCCTGCCGGGCGAGCAGACCGTCCATGCGCAGGCTGTGCACGGGGACGCCGGCCACGAGCTGGCCGCGTGCGCGCTGATCGGCGTGGGGTGCGGCGACCGGCCCGGCCTCGCGGCGCGCGTCGCCGATGAGTTCGGCGGTGCGGGTCGCGGTGCCGGACGGCGAGTCGGTTTTGCCGGCGTGATGGGCTTCGATGATCTCGATGGAGGCGTAGAAGGGTGCGGCGATGCGGGCGAAGGCCGTGCCGAGCACGCTGCCGAGGGAGAAGTTCGGCACGAAGAGCACCGCGCCGCGGCGGCCGGCTTCGAGTTCGGCGGTCACGAGCCGCCGGATGCCGGCGATGCGTTCGGACGTCCAGCCGGAGGTTCCGACGACGACGGGGATGCCGGCATCCACCGCGTATCGGACGATGTCGGGGCTGGCGGCCGGGCTCGTGACGTCGAAGAGCACGTCGGCGCCGCGCATCCCTTCGAGCGGGGTCGAGGAGTCGAGGCTCGCATGCGGTTCGAGGTCGTCGGCGCCCTCGATGAGCCGTTCGGCCAGTCTGCCCATTTTGCCGGTGGCTCCCGCCACGGCGACCCGGATCGTCACCCGTCAAGCCTACCCGCGCGCATCGGTGCCCCACCCGCGCTCCGTGGCCTCCGGGCGGTCGTAGGGTTGACGGGTGCTGCACTACCGCGAGACCTCGGTCGACGACCCGACCGCCCATCGGATGCTGGAGGCCTATTTCCGCGAGCGCGCCGAGGGGTTCCCCGCCGAGCAGGGCGTCTATCGCACGACGTTCCCCGACCAGCGCTTCTTCACCCCGCCGGCGGGCGTGTTCCTCGTCGCCGAAGACGACGACGTCGCCGAGACGGCCCCCGGCGAGGCCGGGCCCGGCGCGATGGATGCCGCGGCGGAGCCCCTCGCATGCGGCGGCGTCCGCCGCATCCAGCGCGATGCCGACGCCCCGGTGACGTTCGAGGTCAAGCACCTCTGGGTTCGGCCGGAGGCCCGCGGCCGGCGCCTCGGGCGTGCGATGCTCGAAGAGCTCGAGCGGCGTGCCCGCGCCTTCGGCGCCGGCGAACTCGTCCTCGACACCAACGCGAGCCTCGAGGCGGCCGGGGGCCTGTACCGTTCGAGCGGCTTCGTCACGATCGAGCCCTACAACGACAACCCGAACGCGACGAACTGGTACGGCAAGCGCCTCTGACACCGGCGCACATGCCGGTGCGGCGCGCACCGGCATCCACCACCGAGGCGCCGCAGGCTCAGATGAGGTACGGCTCGGGCAGCCCCGTGCGCATCTCCGGCGGCAGGTGCGCGAGGTCGTTGTGGGTGACGAGGCTCCACGGGCGGCCGGGTTTCTGCGTGAGCACCGTGAGCCCGCAGTTGGCCTGATTGATCGACACCCAGCGCCAGTCGGGGGCGCCGAGCACCTCGCGCACGAACCAGGCGATGACGAAGTTGTGCGTGATGAGCAGATCGTGGCGTTCGCCGCGGTGCGCCCGCAGGAACTCCCCCACCGCATCCTCCATCTGCGCCCGGCCGGCCTCGATCTCGGCCTCGGTGACCGAGCCGAAGAACGGGTCGTAGGCCGACGGCGTCTCCTCCGACGGGCCGGAGGGCACGCAGTCGAAGAGCAGCGGCGAGGGCTCGGGCGTCAGCGCCGGCATCTTCGCGGAGATGATCGCGGCCGTCTCGGTCGCCCGCTGCAGCGGCGAATGCCAGGCGTGGTCGAAGGGGATGCCGCCGAGGCGTTCGGCGAGGAGGCCGGCCTGACGGCGGCCGCGCGGTGAGAGGGGCCCGTCGGGCATGCCGTGCTCGGCGTCGAGCTGCTCGCCATGCCGGACGAGGTACAGGTGGTGTGCCACGGTGTTCGATTCCTGAGGTGCGTGCCGCCGGAGTCGCTATGCGACGACCGGGGTCGGGGTGGTGGGGGCGTTGCGGGCCGGGCCGGGGCGTCGACGAGGCCGGAGAACAGTTCCGCGTCGACGGCTCCGACGGCGGAGATCGACAGGGGGCGCGATGCGAGGTCTTCGGCGAGCGCCCGCACGTCCTCCGGGGTCACCTCGTCGATGCGGCGCAGCGCTTCGTCGAGGTCGACGAATTCGCCGAGGGTGAGTTCGGCGCGGCCCAGGCGCGACATGCGGGTGTCGGAGTCTTCGAGGGCGAGGGCGGATGCCCCGGCGAGCTGCCCTGCGGCGCGGGCGATCTCCTCCTCGGTCACCCCGTGATCGGCGAGCCGGCGGAGTTCTGCGAGCATGAGCTCGGCGACGCTCTGCGCCTTGCCGGGCGCGCAGCCGGCGTACATGCCGAACAGGCCCGCATCGGAGTAGCCGGGAGCGAAGCAGTAGACGGCGTAGGCGAGGCCGCGGCGCTCTCGGATCTCCTGGAACAGGCGGCTGGACATCCCCGAGCCGAAGATGGTCGAGAGCACGCTCATCGTCGATCGGCGCGGGTCGGTGGCGATGAGGCCTGGGACGCCGAGGATGAGGTTGACCTGTTCGTTGGATCGTTCGGTGGCGACGACGGCGGTGCGGCGACTGATCTCCGCGGGTGTCGTGTCGCGCCGGGCGACG belongs to Agromyces archimandritae and includes:
- a CDS encoding 4-hydroxy-tetrahydrodipicolinate reductase encodes the protein MTIRVAVAGATGKMGRLAERLIEGADDLEPHASLDSSTPLEGMRGADVLFDVTSPAASPDIVRYAVDAGIPVVVGTSGWTSERIAGIRRLVTAELEAGRRGAVLFVPNFSLGSVLGTAFARIAAPFYASIEIIEAHHAGKTDSPSGTATRTAELIGDARREAGPVAAPHADQRARGQLVAGVPVHSLRMDGLLARQDVVLGGAGETLTLTHTTLSEDSYAAGILHALRTAPTAEGVSVGLDAILDLGLGTGA
- a CDS encoding GNAT family N-acetyltransferase gives rise to the protein MLHYRETSVDDPTAHRMLEAYFRERAEGFPAEQGVYRTTFPDQRFFTPPAGVFLVAEDDDVAETAPGEAGPGAMDAAAEPLACGGVRRIQRDADAPVTFEVKHLWVRPEARGRRLGRAMLEELERRARAFGAGELVLDTNASLEAAGGLYRSSGFVTIEPYNDNPNATNWYGKRL
- a CDS encoding histidine phosphatase family protein; translation: MAHHLYLVRHGEQLDAEHGMPDGPLSPRGRRQAGLLAERLGGIPFDHAWHSPLQRATETAAIISAKMPALTPEPSPLLFDCVPSGPSEETPSAYDPFFGSVTEAEIEAGRAQMEDAVGEFLRAHRGERHDLLITHNFVIAWFVREVLGAPDWRWVSINQANCGLTVLTQKPGRPWSLVTHNDLAHLPPEMRTGLPEPYLI